The Montipora foliosa isolate CH-2021 chromosome 14, ASM3666993v2, whole genome shotgun sequence genome window below encodes:
- the LOC137984880 gene encoding uncharacterized protein, producing the protein MAALIGERFGIKETGTTVTVPENSTAKLMYYLDCVAIVLQLDNPNLNRLKDYQRYYSLSEVEIDALLTLVLLFSPDELIGKVFFHSEDCGGSSNKFFELSAVTHMLAVSDNVLIGGERKRVAKIMFFKRSWLEKNYISPLRSFEGRLLRLALGLPGRAPAPARLQPPPRLSSPTAPSPVRHQPPPRPSSPTPLCSCNIL; encoded by the coding sequence ATGGCAGCACTTATTGGGGAACGCTTTGGAATAAAAGAGACGGGGACCACCGTCACAGTGCCAGAGAACTCGACAGCCAAACTGATGTACTACCTCGACTGCGTGGCAATAGTTCTTCAACTTGACAATCCTAATTTGAACAGGCTGAAGGACTATCAACGTTACTATTCCCTTAGCGAAGTAGAAATCGACGCCTTGTTGACACTGGTACTACTTTTCAGCCCAGATGAGCTGATTGGAAAAGTATTCTTCCACAGCGAAGACTGTGGCGGCAGCAGCAACAAATTCTTTGAATTGAGTGCCGTTACTCACATGTTAGCTGTGTCAGATAAcgttctgattggaggagaaagGAAGAGAGTTGCAAAAATCATGTTCTTCAAGAGAAGCTGGTTGGAAAAGAATTACATTTCACCCTTGAGGTCATTTGAGGGTCGTCTGCTAAGGTTGGCACTTGGTCTACCAGGCAGAGCTCCAGCTCCCGCGAGACTGCAACCTCCACCAAGACTGTCCTCTCCGACAGCTCCATCTCCCGTGAGACATCAACCTCCACCAAGACCGTCGTCTCCGACACCTTTATGTTCATGTAATATATTGTAG